A genomic window from Sanguibacter antarcticus includes:
- a CDS encoding ABC-F family ATP-binding cassette domain-containing protein — MTATLVARGLAAAHADRTLFSGLDLVVAPGDVVGLVGANGAGKSTLLSLLARVQPPEAGAVTLSPADALVGWLPQEVERVPGETIAAHLARRTGVADAQAEFDATASALGDGLPGADDAYAAAFDRWMAIGAADLGERTGAVLADLGLDLDDDHLMTGLSGGQAARVGLAALLLSRFDVLLLDEPTNDLDLDGLARLEAFVSSQRTGVVVVSHDREFLARCVTRVVELDLAQQQVAVYSGGYEAYLDERATARRHARESYDEYADKKAGLEGRAQMQRGWMAKGVRNAVRKGDPDKHIRAAHREGSEKQAAKARQTERMIERLDEVVEPRKEWELRYEIAAAPRGSSVVATLREAVVTLGGADGPDTQSAAPFTLGPVSLQVDAGDRVAITGANGSGKTTLLRALLERVPLTSGTASLGASVAIGEVDQARSQLGEGAETSTPAPLFDAFARLVPDWPESEVRTLLAKFGLRAAHVLRPVRSLSPGERTRAALALLQARGVNLLVLDEPTNHLDLPAIEQLEEALESYTGTLLLVTHDRRMLDAVQVNRRWAVAGGRVTEE; from the coding sequence ATGACCGCCACCCTCGTCGCCCGCGGCCTCGCCGCGGCCCACGCCGACCGCACCCTGTTCTCCGGCCTCGACCTCGTGGTCGCTCCCGGGGACGTCGTCGGCCTCGTGGGTGCGAACGGTGCCGGGAAGTCCACGCTGCTCTCGTTGCTCGCCCGCGTCCAGCCGCCAGAAGCGGGGGCCGTGACGCTCTCCCCGGCCGACGCCCTCGTCGGGTGGCTCCCGCAGGAGGTCGAGCGCGTGCCCGGCGAGACGATCGCCGCGCACCTCGCCCGCCGCACAGGCGTCGCAGACGCCCAGGCGGAGTTCGACGCGACCGCGAGCGCCCTCGGTGACGGCCTCCCCGGAGCAGACGACGCCTACGCCGCCGCGTTCGACCGCTGGATGGCGATCGGCGCCGCCGACCTCGGCGAGCGCACCGGCGCGGTCCTTGCCGACCTCGGCCTCGACCTGGACGACGACCACCTCATGACAGGTCTCTCCGGTGGTCAGGCGGCGCGCGTCGGCCTCGCAGCCCTGCTGCTCTCCCGCTTCGACGTCCTCCTGCTCGACGAGCCGACGAACGACCTCGACCTCGACGGGCTCGCCCGCCTCGAAGCCTTCGTGTCGTCGCAGCGCACCGGTGTCGTCGTGGTGAGCCACGACCGTGAGTTCCTCGCGCGGTGCGTGACGCGCGTGGTCGAGCTCGACCTCGCTCAGCAGCAGGTGGCGGTGTACTCGGGCGGCTACGAGGCGTACCTCGACGAGCGTGCGACGGCCCGGCGTCACGCCCGCGAGAGCTACGACGAGTACGCCGACAAGAAGGCGGGGCTCGAAGGGCGCGCGCAAATGCAGCGTGGCTGGATGGCCAAGGGCGTGCGCAACGCGGTCCGCAAGGGCGACCCCGACAAGCACATCCGGGCGGCGCACCGCGAAGGCTCAGAGAAGCAAGCGGCCAAGGCCCGGCAGACAGAACGCATGATCGAGCGCCTCGACGAGGTCGTCGAGCCGCGCAAGGAGTGGGAGCTGCGCTACGAGATCGCCGCCGCACCGCGTGGGTCGAGCGTCGTCGCGACGCTGCGCGAGGCCGTCGTGACCCTGGGTGGGGCCGACGGCCCGGATACGCAGAGCGCCGCGCCGTTCACCCTCGGCCCGGTCTCGCTCCAGGTCGACGCAGGCGACCGGGTCGCGATCACCGGCGCCAACGGCTCCGGGAAGACGACTCTCCTGCGCGCGCTGCTCGAGCGGGTCCCCCTGACGAGCGGCACGGCGTCGCTCGGCGCGAGCGTCGCGATCGGTGAGGTGGACCAGGCGCGCAGCCAGCTCGGCGAGGGCGCAGAGACCTCCACCCCTGCTCCCCTGTTCGACGCGTTCGCGCGCCTCGTGCCGGACTGGCCCGAGTCCGAGGTGCGCACGCTCCTGGCCAAGTTCGGGCTGCGTGCCGCACACGTGCTGCGTCCCGTCCGGTCGTTGTCCCCGGGCGAGCGCACCCGCGCCGCGCTGGCGCTCCTCCAGGCGCGCGGCGTCAACCTCCTCGTGCTCGACGAACCGACCAACCACCTCGACCTGCCGGCGATCGAGCAGCTCGAAGAGGCCCTCGAGTCCTACACCGGCACCCTCCTGCTGGTGACGCACGACCGCCGCATGCTCGACGCCGTGCAGGTCAACCGTCGGTGGGCTGTCGCTGGAGGCCGTGTCACGGAAGAGTGA
- a CDS encoding ZIP family metal transporter has protein sequence MNPVLEAGAWGLVGGAALVLGAAVAWFVRVPATVTATVMAFGAGVLVSALAFDLMDEAADTGGIGPAALGFLAGSVTYVLANVELNRRGARHRKRSRGKQPSEEEQSGSGGAIAIGALLDGIPESVVLGASLLGGGGVSVGVAVAVFLSNVPEGLSSAAGMKEAGRSARYVFGVWCSIAAISGLAAAAGYAFLGDASPEVVAIITAVAAGAILTMVADTMIPEAFERAHVLTGLITSAGFLLAFTVSRLGG, from the coding sequence GTGAACCCTGTCCTCGAAGCCGGCGCGTGGGGACTGGTCGGCGGGGCCGCCCTCGTCCTCGGCGCAGCCGTGGCCTGGTTCGTCCGGGTACCGGCCACGGTGACGGCGACCGTCATGGCGTTCGGCGCTGGTGTGCTCGTCTCGGCGCTCGCGTTCGACCTCATGGACGAGGCTGCCGACACCGGCGGCATCGGGCCTGCAGCGCTCGGGTTCCTCGCCGGTTCGGTGACGTACGTGCTCGCGAACGTCGAGCTCAACCGTCGCGGCGCCCGGCACCGCAAGCGTTCTCGGGGCAAGCAACCGTCGGAGGAGGAGCAGAGCGGCAGCGGTGGTGCCATCGCGATCGGTGCGCTGCTCGACGGCATCCCAGAGTCTGTGGTTCTCGGGGCGAGCCTCCTCGGCGGGGGCGGGGTGAGCGTCGGGGTCGCCGTCGCGGTGTTCCTCTCCAACGTTCCTGAAGGCTTGTCGAGCGCTGCCGGGATGAAGGAGGCCGGCCGCAGCGCCCGCTACGTGTTCGGCGTGTGGTGCTCGATCGCAGCGATCAGCGGGCTCGCCGCCGCGGCCGGCTATGCCTTCCTCGGCGACGCGTCACCTGAGGTCGTCGCGATCATCACGGCCGTCGCCGCGGGCGCGATCCTCACGATGGTCGCGGACACGATGATCCCCGAGGCGTTCGAGCGTGCCCACGTCCTCACCGGCCTCATCACCTCCGCGGGCTTCCTCCTCGCGTTCACGGTCTCCCGCCTCGGAGGCTGA
- a CDS encoding threonine/serine ThrE exporter family protein produces MTDPASPGTLEDALEPVGFIRQSRLVLRVGTMLLSAGSGSYRVKIAMHQVGRAFGIDSVQAQVTVNEITATCHRGPIFRTEVVQSPAIGVNAARIAALERLCASLAPGFSTEELERRLDEIQATPPLYGPVPNALFAAIACAAFAFLNNGGPVEVLVVFFGAGLGQLTRRALLHRGYNQLGVTMLSAAIASVVYLSIVNVLFQAGVVSSIHESGYISAVLFLVPGFPLVTAGLDLSRLDFSAGVSRLTYALMIMTSAALSVWAVSAVMGLTPNPAEPLSLSTALETGLRLAASAAGVWGFALLFNSRWRVALAAALIGMVANTLRLEIIDLGIIPQGAACLAGLLVGVLANLVAPRMNVPRITLSVPAVVIMVPGAAAYRAIYFLNDGQTVEALAFGVQATFIVVALAIGLTIARTVTDRSWTRAPR; encoded by the coding sequence GTGACAGATCCCGCTAGCCCCGGCACGCTCGAAGACGCCCTCGAACCCGTCGGCTTCATCCGCCAGTCACGGCTCGTCCTGCGGGTCGGGACCATGCTCCTCAGCGCAGGGAGCGGCAGCTACCGCGTGAAGATCGCCATGCACCAGGTGGGGCGCGCGTTCGGTATCGACAGCGTGCAGGCGCAGGTGACGGTCAACGAGATCACCGCGACGTGCCACCGTGGTCCGATCTTCCGCACAGAGGTGGTCCAGAGCCCCGCTATCGGCGTGAACGCCGCACGGATCGCCGCGCTCGAGCGCCTGTGCGCGAGCCTCGCGCCCGGCTTCTCCACGGAGGAGCTGGAGCGTCGGCTCGACGAGATCCAAGCGACCCCGCCGCTCTACGGCCCTGTGCCCAACGCGCTCTTCGCGGCCATCGCGTGCGCAGCCTTCGCGTTCCTCAACAACGGTGGGCCGGTGGAGGTCCTCGTCGTCTTCTTCGGGGCGGGCCTGGGGCAGCTGACACGGCGCGCGCTGCTGCACCGGGGGTACAACCAGCTCGGTGTGACGATGCTGTCGGCGGCGATCGCGAGCGTCGTCTACCTCAGCATCGTCAACGTCCTGTTCCAGGCGGGTGTCGTCTCGTCCATCCACGAGAGCGGCTACATCTCGGCGGTCCTCTTCCTCGTCCCGGGGTTCCCGCTGGTGACTGCGGGCCTGGACCTGTCACGGCTCGACTTCTCGGCGGGCGTCTCGCGGCTCACCTACGCGCTCATGATCATGACGTCCGCGGCGCTGAGCGTGTGGGCTGTCTCCGCGGTCATGGGTCTCACCCCTAACCCGGCTGAGCCCTTGTCGTTGTCGACCGCGCTGGAGACCGGCCTGCGGCTCGCGGCCAGCGCGGCCGGGGTGTGGGGGTTCGCCCTGCTTTTCAACAGCCGGTGGCGGGTCGCTCTCGCTGCGGCCCTCATCGGGATGGTCGCGAACACGCTCCGGCTGGAGATCATCGACCTCGGCATCATCCCGCAGGGGGCTGCGTGCCTCGCGGGGCTCCTGGTCGGTGTTCTCGCGAACCTCGTCGCGCCTCGGATGAACGTCCCGCGGATCACGCTGTCTGTTCCTGCCGTGGTCATCATGGTGCCGGGCGCGGCGGCGTACCGTGCGATCTACTTCCTCAACGACGGCCAGACGGTCGAGGCCCTCGCGTTCGGGGTGCAGGCGACGTTCATCGTCGTCGCGCTGGCGATCGGGCTGACCATCGCCCGCACCGTTACCGACCGGTCGTGGACGCGGGCGCCGCGCTGA
- a CDS encoding CAP domain-containing protein, which yields MKSTIAVATSVLVLTLLSAGSAATSAEAPALEVALERAHASSPDPARHDSQVATAAPAPVDPPPAVEAPAVPVEATLAPAPVPAPEPENVPQPVPQPVPAPEPPEAPAPAPEAPPAPVSEPVAAAATVAIASGAPNSAGTQALFSALNSSRAAAGLPALAYNDSLAAVAQSWSANMAATGAMVHNPSVSTQIPAGWRALAENIAYAGGYADLAGTIHTNWMNSPGHRKNILGSTYTDVGIGYHVDAAGTAWATQVFARY from the coding sequence GTGAAGTCCACGATCGCCGTCGCAACGTCCGTGCTCGTTCTGACGCTCTTGTCTGCGGGCTCTGCGGCCACCTCAGCCGAGGCGCCGGCACTGGAGGTCGCCCTCGAGCGGGCCCATGCCTCGTCGCCTGACCCAGCACGTCACGACTCACAGGTCGCTACGGCTGCCCCGGCCCCCGTCGATCCGCCTCCGGCGGTCGAGGCGCCGGCCGTGCCTGTCGAGGCGACGCTGGCGCCTGCCCCGGTTCCGGCTCCGGAGCCTGAGAATGTTCCACAGCCGGTACCGCAGCCTGTTCCGGCGCCTGAACCCCCCGAGGCGCCGGCGCCTGCCCCCGAAGCCCCTCCTGCGCCAGTGTCCGAGCCTGTAGCCGCCGCCGCGACCGTCGCGATCGCCTCTGGTGCGCCGAACAGCGCCGGGACGCAGGCGCTCTTCTCGGCGCTCAACAGCTCCCGTGCCGCGGCGGGGCTTCCGGCTCTGGCGTACAACGACAGCCTCGCGGCCGTGGCGCAGTCGTGGAGCGCGAACATGGCGGCGACCGGTGCGATGGTGCACAACCCGTCGGTGTCGACGCAGATCCCGGCTGGGTGGCGCGCCTTGGCCGAGAACATCGCGTACGCCGGCGGCTACGCCGACCTCGCGGGCACCATCCACACGAACTGGATGAACAGCCCTGGTCACCGGAAGAACATCTTGGGGTCGACCTACACGGACGTCGGGATCGGATATCACGTCGATGCTGCGGGGACGGCGTGGGCGACACAGGTGTTCGCGAGATACTGA
- a CDS encoding GTP-binding protein gives MVFPPSSGNANAPTATPPKPAGAPTVVKIVVAGGFAVGKTTFIGSISDIEPLNTEAAMTEHSVGVDDAGGVSDRKTTTTVAMDFGRIELPGSLWLYLFGTPGQDRFLFMWDDLVRGAIGAVVLVDTDRLEQCFPAVDYFESRGIPFVVGVNCFDGVAKHRLEDVREALQIPAHVPMLYTDARSRAATKQSLIALVQHAMQQLRAA, from the coding sequence ATGGTATTTCCGCCCTCTAGCGGCAACGCGAACGCCCCCACGGCGACGCCCCCCAAGCCTGCAGGTGCACCCACCGTCGTCAAGATCGTTGTTGCAGGTGGCTTTGCCGTCGGAAAGACGACCTTCATCGGTTCGATCTCTGACATCGAGCCGCTCAACACCGAGGCCGCCATGACCGAGCACTCGGTCGGGGTCGATGACGCAGGTGGCGTGTCTGACCGCAAGACGACGACGACCGTGGCGATGGACTTCGGTCGCATCGAGCTGCCCGGTTCGCTGTGGCTGTACCTGTTCGGGACGCCGGGCCAGGACCGCTTCCTCTTCATGTGGGACGACCTGGTGCGCGGTGCGATCGGAGCTGTCGTGCTCGTGGACACCGACCGTCTGGAGCAGTGCTTCCCGGCCGTCGACTACTTCGAGTCGCGTGGTATCCCGTTCGTCGTCGGTGTGAACTGCTTCGACGGTGTGGCAAAGCACCGGCTCGAGGACGTTCGCGAGGCGCTCCAGATCCCAGCCCACGTGCCGATGCTCTACACGGACGCGCGGTCACGTGCGGCGACGAAGCAGTCCCTCATCGCCCTCGTGCAGCACGCCATGCAGCAGCTGCGCGCCGCCTGA
- a CDS encoding DUF742 domain-containing protein, which yields MSNFTSNSHAMDGEHFEAATVRPYAVTGGRVRSATSSLPLETLIEVMPGAVDSRGLPPEKRSILSHAAHNYVSIAEVSALLRMPLGVVRILIADLADDGFLTIHTSTPVNVHTGHGQNPALSLSVLESVLNGISAL from the coding sequence ATGTCGAACTTCACGTCGAACTCGCACGCGATGGATGGCGAGCACTTCGAGGCCGCGACCGTGCGCCCCTACGCTGTGACTGGTGGACGCGTACGTTCTGCAACCTCTAGCTTGCCTCTCGAGACGCTGATCGAGGTTATGCCAGGGGCTGTGGACAGCCGTGGGCTTCCCCCGGAGAAGCGATCGATCCTCAGCCACGCCGCTCACAACTACGTGTCGATCGCCGAGGTCTCCGCTCTGCTGCGGATGCCCCTCGGCGTGGTGCGGATCCTCATCGCCGACCTAGCCGACGATGGGTTCCTCACCATCCACACGTCAACGCCCGTTAATGTTCACACCGGTCACGGCCAGAACCCGGCTCTGTCCCTGAGTGTGTTGGAGAGTGTTCTCAATGGTATTTCCGCCCTCTAG
- a CDS encoding roadblock/LC7 domain-containing protein — protein MSALSTEATNFGWLLDNFVRTVPGTRHTLVVSADGLLMAMSENLDRTSGDQLAAIVSGMSSLTRGASRQLNGGAVRQAIIEMDNGFLFLMNVSNGSVLAAVADSTCDVGLIGYEMAMLVSRTEATLTPQLISEMRGSLPVDGAIRAPIG, from the coding sequence GTGAGCGCTCTCAGCACTGAGGCGACGAACTTTGGTTGGTTGCTCGACAACTTCGTCAGGACTGTTCCAGGCACCCGTCACACACTGGTGGTGTCTGCCGACGGGCTTCTCATGGCCATGTCGGAGAACCTTGACCGGACGAGCGGTGACCAGCTGGCCGCCATCGTCTCTGGTATGTCGAGCCTGACCCGAGGTGCGTCCCGCCAGCTCAACGGCGGTGCCGTTCGCCAGGCCATCATCGAGATGGACAACGGATTCTTGTTCCTCATGAACGTCTCGAACGGCTCTGTGCTTGCCGCAGTCGCCGACTCGACCTGTGACGTGGGACTTATCGGCTATGAGATGGCAATGCTCGTCTCTCGTACAGAAGCGACGCTGACGCCGCAGCTTATCTCAGAGATGCGGGGTAGCCTTCCCGTTGACGGAGCAATTCGAGCGCCGATCGGATGA